AGATTGTTAATTCCATTTGGATTACATCACGTAATGAATTCAATATTCTGGTTCCAATTTGGAACATTCACAAATGCAGCTGGAGAAATAGTAAGAGGAGACTTAACAAGATACTTTGCAGGAGATCCAAACTCTGGTCAATTTATGACAGGTTTCTTCCCAATAATGATGTTTGGTTTACCAGCAGCTTGCTTAGCTATGATTACAGCAGCTAAGAAAGAAAGAAGAAAAGAAGTTACTGGTATGTTATTAGGATTAGCATTTACTTCATTCTTAACTGGTATTACAGAACCAATAGAATTCTCATTTATGTTTATAGCACCAGTACTATACGGAATACATGCAGTATTAACTGGTGTAGCAGGAGCAGTAACATATGCTCTTAACATGAAAATAGGATTTGGTTTCTCAGCAGGATTTATTGATTATGCATTAAACTTCAATAAGCCAAATACAAGTAATCCATTAGGATTAGCATTAGTTGGATTAGTATTTGCTGCAATTTACTACTTTGTATTCTTATTCTTCATTAAGAAGTTTGATATTAAGACTCCAGGTAGAGAAGATGAAGATGCTGAAGATGTAGAAGTTAGAAGTTCATCAAAAGGTTCATCAGATTTAGCAGTTAAAGCTCAAGGAATACTTGATGCTATAGGTGGAAAAGGAAATGTTGAAACTATAGATGCTTGTGTAACTAGAATCAGATTATCAGTAGCTGATGGAAGTAAGATTAATGAAAAAGAACTTAAGAAATTAGGTGCTTCAGGAATTATGAAAATGGGCGAAGGAAACTACCAAATAGTAGTTGGAACTTTAGCTGATCCAATAGTTTCACACATGAAAAAATTAATGAAATAAAGTATAAGAGGTTAGGAGAAATCCTAACCTTTTTTATTTAACTAGCTGTATATTATATAGCTCTAACCATAAGTTTAGTTGGATTAAATAAGCTATAAATTGTGGTCCCATCATTAACTGTCCATACCAAGGAATCTTATAGGAAGTTCCTTTGGTGTCAACTATCTCTTGAATTTTCTTCTTATCAATAATATTTAGTATTGGAGAAGATGGCGTGTTTAGTATCTTATTCATTTCCTTACACACTTCTTCAGTATATATTGGATGATAGGTCTTTGGGTAAGGGCTCTTTTTTCTCTCAACAATTTCATCTGGAAGTATTCCTCTTAAGGATTCTCTAAGAAGTCCTTTCTCTCGTCCATTGAGGAATTTTATATTAGAAGGTAAGTTAAAGGCATACTGAACTAATCTAATATCTGCAAAAGGAACTCTAACTTCTAGGGAATTTGACATACTCATTCTATCTTTTCGGTTCAATAGATTTACCATAAACCATTTAACATTTAAATAGAATAATTCCCTCATTCTATAATCTAAAGAACTTTCACCATCTAAGTGAGATACTCTCGAAATAGAATCATTATAGTTTGCATCTACAACCTCCTGAAGTTTTAAATGCTTAAGAGAAGGATTTAATATATCTATTTTGCTTGAAGTAGATCTTGCCCAAGGAAAGGTAGTGGCATTCATCATGTCTTTATTTGTAAACCATGGGTATCCACCTAAGATTTCATCTGCACATTCACCAGATAGACCAATTACAAAATCCTCTCGAATTTCTTTACAAGCCAAGAGGAGAGATGAATCTATATCTGCCATACCAGGTAGATCTCTAGCAATTAAGGCATCTTTCAAGTTAGTAACTAAATCTAAATTGTTTAATAATATTGTGTGATGATTACTATCGATGTATTTTGACATAAATTGTGCCCACTCTTCATCAGGAGTTGGCTGGAAAAGTGATGATTTAAAGTAGGTTTCATTATCTTCAAAGTTAATTGAGTAAGTAGTTAGTTTTTTTCCTCTAGATTTAAACTCTTTTGCTGCAACGGCAGATATTACAGAAGAATCTAGACCACCAGATAAAAATGTTGATAAGGGTACATCACCAACTAATTGTCTTGTGATAGCATCAGTTAAAAGTTCTTTTAAATGCTCCTTGGCTTCATCTTGGGTTTCATTAAAATCTTCGGCTGTAAGTTTCCAATATTCTTTTAGGTAATATCCATTTGGTGAAAAGTTCAAAAAGAATCCAGGTGGAACTTCCTTAATATCTTTAAAAATAGCACTTCCAGGTGCAGTAGCAGGACCTAAAGCAAGAAGCTCAGTTAATCCATTCTCATCGACTCGTGAAGTTATATAAGGATGAGCAAGTAATGTTTTTATTTCAGAACCAAATATTAAGGAGGATCCTTTAATTGAATAAAATAGAGGTTTAACCCCTAGAGGGTCCCTAACTAAGAAAATATTATGAGAATTTTTGTCGTAGATACAAAATGAAAAGATTCCATTGAGTTTATCTACACAATTTATTCCCCAATGAATATAGGAGGTTAATAAAACTTCTGTATCAGAATAAGAGTCAAATGTATGTCCATAGGAAAGGAGTTCTTTTCTTAAGTCTTCAGTATTATAAAGTTCTCCATTATAAACTAAAACATAAGTGTTAGAATTGAGATGCTTTATCATAGGTTGTTTTCCCCCTTCTGGGTCAACAACTATAAGACGTCTGTGTCCTAGGAGTACATTATTGTTTGAAAAAAAGCCTTCACTATCAGGGCCTCTCAGCTTAAGAGTTTCATTCATTGATTCTATAACATTATAGAAAGGGAGTAAATCCTTAGAAAAATCAATCCATCCTGAAATTCCACACATAGTAATACCTCTCTAAAATATATAATAATTAATTTATAGGTTATACTATGAAATATAAAAACAGATAGTTACAATATAAGACTTAAGTTCGACATAAAATAAAAAAATGTCAAGGATAGTATAAATGCCTAAAGAATAAAAAAAGGGTTTTATAAGAATAACTTATAAAACCTAAATACAGAAATCTGGCTCGATTTTTGATTTATACTCTTCAACTAAATCTTCAAGTGATATGTTATCAACCACACTTTCAACAGCTTCTTTCATCTTTTTCCATATGCCAATGGTAACACAGGTTGAAGCACGATCACAGTTTGGATTATCAGTAGCTGCGCAATCAACAGGGTACAATGGACCCTCTAATACTCTTAAGAGCATTCCGATTGTGATTTTTGAAGGTTCAAGAGCTAACATATATCCACCTTGAGAACCTCTAACACTTCTAACATATCCAGATTTATTTAGAGGAGTTATTATTTGTTCAAGATATTTTTCGGAAATTTCTTGGCGGGATGCTATATCTTTTAATGGTACTAATTGCTGATTATAGTGTATAGCCAAATCCAACATTAGTTGAATACCGTATCTTCCTTTGGTTGAAATTTTCATAAAGTACACCTACTTTTTAATATAAATTTTCTAGTATACAAATATTATAAAACATATAGGGATACTAGGCAATCTCTAAAAATGTCATTAATTCTATAATTTTCATTGTATGAAAGTTTTAACTGATATTTTTATTATTCATTAGTATATTATAACCCAAATTAAAGGAATTTCAATAATTTATTTAATTAGTATTGAATCCATATTTTAGATAATAAGAAGATTTGAATGATAAATTGTTACAGGTCAATTAATGATATATACTAATTATAATATATAAGAAAGCAATAGTAAAATTGCTTATATAATGTAGTTTTTTAGGAGGGAAAATAATGGCCATAAAGTCTAGAAAAGTTGCTATTGTTGGAACTGGCCTTGTAGGATCCAGTGCAGGCTTTAGTTTAGTTACTCAAGGAGTTTGTGAAGAAATAATAATGATTGATATTAATCATGAAAAAGCTTTAGGTGAAGCGATGGATTTAAGTCATTGTATTGAATATTTAGACCAACACACTAAGGTTAGAGCAGGAAGCTATGAAGATTGTGCAGATGT
This sequence is a window from Clostridium sp. 'White wine YQ'. Protein-coding genes within it:
- a CDS encoding RrF2 family transcriptional regulator yields the protein MKISTKGRYGIQLMLDLAIHYNQQLVPLKDIASRQEISEKYLEQIITPLNKSGYVRSVRGSQGGYMLALEPSKITIGMLLRVLEGPLYPVDCAATDNPNCDRASTCVTIGIWKKMKEAVESVVDNISLEDLVEEYKSKIEPDFCI
- the nagE gene encoding N-acetylglucosamine-specific PTS transporter subunit IIBC: MSKGNNRVLAYLQRIGKSLMTPVAVMPAAALMLRLGQNDVWAWTGNQYLMEKGIPWMAAAGNAVFGHLALLFAIGIAVGLAEENNGVAALSSAVGYFVITEVAATFNKDINMGVLAGIIVGIVAGELYNKYKDIKVPQFLGFFGGKRFVPIVTSLVCLILGVLAGYGWIRIQWGLDTFGNAVANSGSVGTFGFGLLNRLLIPFGLHHVMNSIFWFQFGTFTNAAGEIVRGDLTRYFAGDPNSGQFMTGFFPIMMFGLPAACLAMITAAKKERRKEVTGMLLGLAFTSFLTGITEPIEFSFMFIAPVLYGIHAVLTGVAGAVTYALNMKIGFGFSAGFIDYALNFNKPNTSNPLGLALVGLVFAAIYYFVFLFFIKKFDIKTPGREDEDAEDVEVRSSSKGSSDLAVKAQGILDAIGGKGNVETIDACVTRIRLSVADGSKINEKELKKLGASGIMKMGEGNYQIVVGTLADPIVSHMKKLMK
- the asnB gene encoding asparagine synthase (glutamine-hydrolyzing), translated to MCGISGWIDFSKDLLPFYNVIESMNETLKLRGPDSEGFFSNNNVLLGHRRLIVVDPEGGKQPMIKHLNSNTYVLVYNGELYNTEDLRKELLSYGHTFDSYSDTEVLLTSYIHWGINCVDKLNGIFSFCIYDKNSHNIFLVRDPLGVKPLFYSIKGSSLIFGSEIKTLLAHPYITSRVDENGLTELLALGPATAPGSAIFKDIKEVPPGFFLNFSPNGYYLKEYWKLTAEDFNETQDEAKEHLKELLTDAITRQLVGDVPLSTFLSGGLDSSVISAVAAKEFKSRGKKLTTYSINFEDNETYFKSSLFQPTPDEEWAQFMSKYIDSNHHTILLNNLDLVTNLKDALIARDLPGMADIDSSLLLACKEIREDFVIGLSGECADEILGGYPWFTNKDMMNATTFPWARSTSSKIDILNPSLKHLKLQEVVDANYNDSISRVSHLDGESSLDYRMRELFYLNVKWFMVNLLNRKDRMSMSNSLEVRVPFADIRLVQYAFNLPSNIKFLNGREKGLLRESLRGILPDEIVERKKSPYPKTYHPIYTEEVCKEMNKILNTPSSPILNIIDKKKIQEIVDTKGTSYKIPWYGQLMMGPQFIAYLIQLNLWLELYNIQLVK